A region from the Microcella frigidaquae genome encodes:
- a CDS encoding IS256 family transposase, with protein sequence MALNQSALLQLLAELKLTDTTDRIRQMTERLYQELIDAEAASVIGAGPYERTAERVATRNGARLRTLSTTAGDLELRIPKLRAGSFFPSLLERRRRVDQALFAVVMEAYLHGVSTRKVDDLVKALGADTGISKSEVSRICAGLDATVAAFRDRSLSQIAYPYVFLDATYCKVRIDGRVVSQAVVVAIGITADGHRQVLGFDVGDSETEEFWKAFLRSLKARGLSGVKLVISDAHAGLKAAIAVVVQGAAWQRCRVHFMRNVLTVLPKGRQEMVASIIRTIFAQPDAEHIDAQFEEVARMIDRVHPKAAQMLHDARADVLAFKHFPARHWRQIWSTNPLERLNREIKRRTDVVGVFPNTASLLRLTGAVLIEQHDEWEAGDRRYFSEASMAELTATSSVEDAVMLPEITAA encoded by the coding sequence ATGGCCCTCAATCAGTCTGCCCTGCTTCAGCTGCTCGCCGAGCTGAAACTCACCGACACCACCGACCGCATCCGTCAGATGACCGAACGGCTCTACCAAGAACTGATCGACGCCGAAGCCGCGTCGGTGATCGGCGCCGGACCCTACGAGCGCACCGCCGAGCGCGTTGCGACTCGCAACGGGGCGAGGTTGCGCACCCTGTCGACCACTGCGGGAGATCTGGAGTTGCGGATCCCGAAGCTGCGGGCCGGCAGTTTCTTTCCGTCGTTGTTGGAGCGGCGCCGCCGGGTCGATCAGGCGCTGTTCGCCGTGGTGATGGAGGCCTACCTGCACGGCGTCTCCACCCGCAAGGTTGACGATCTGGTCAAGGCGCTCGGCGCCGACACGGGCATCTCGAAGTCCGAGGTGTCTCGCATCTGCGCCGGCCTGGACGCGACGGTTGCGGCATTCCGCGACCGATCCCTGTCTCAGATCGCCTACCCCTACGTCTTCTTGGACGCCACCTATTGCAAGGTTCGCATCGACGGGCGGGTGGTGTCTCAAGCGGTTGTGGTCGCGATCGGGATCACCGCTGACGGGCACCGTCAGGTGCTCGGCTTTGACGTGGGCGACAGCGAAACGGAGGAGTTCTGGAAAGCGTTCCTGCGATCGTTGAAAGCTCGAGGGCTTTCCGGGGTGAAGCTGGTGATCTCCGACGCGCACGCGGGTTTGAAAGCAGCTATCGCGGTGGTGGTGCAGGGAGCGGCCTGGCAGCGGTGCCGCGTGCATTTCATGCGCAACGTGCTCACCGTCCTGCCTAAGGGTCGGCAGGAGATGGTGGCCTCGATCATCCGCACGATCTTCGCCCAACCCGACGCTGAGCATATTGACGCGCAGTTCGAGGAGGTTGCTCGCATGATCGACCGCGTTCACCCCAAGGCTGCCCAGATGCTCCACGATGCCCGAGCCGACGTGCTGGCGTTCAAGCACTTCCCCGCCCGGCATTGGCGGCAGATCTGGTCGACGAATCCGCTGGAACGGCTGAACCGTGAGATCAAACGTCGCACCGACGTCGTCGGAGTGTTCCCGAACACTGCCAGCCTGCTGCGCCTGACCGGCGCCGTTTTGATCGAGCAGCACGACGAATGGGAAGCTGGCGACCGCCGTTACTTTTCCGAAGCGTCCATGGCCGAACTCACCGCCACCAGCTCGGTCGAGGACGCGGTGATGCTGCCCGAGATCACGGCCGCCTAG
- a CDS encoding WD40/YVTN/BNR-like repeat-containing protein — MTAAAVLSVGLAGCTSPTTETPIVVSHVHAVDYDLQRGSAYVATHDGVLSVAADGSVERIGQWAGDVMGMARLGDTIYFSGHPAPDENLPPNIGVYELSVPIGEFAPISLLGEVDFHSMTIAQSSDGMALAGIDSATGQVMVSRDGAQSWAAGMPIGARSLSWDANAESLYATTEQGLLVSTDDGMTFTAADGAPLLVLIASSPADVSTEAFLVGVDVDGYVHTSPDGVTWTSIGLAPALTDALAVGNDGSIVVAGIEGVHRSEDRGATWTMMAEF; from the coding sequence GTGACAGCGGCCGCCGTCCTTTCCGTCGGTCTAGCGGGATGCACTTCCCCCACGACGGAGACCCCCATCGTCGTGTCGCACGTGCACGCGGTGGACTACGACCTGCAGCGCGGAAGTGCCTACGTCGCGACGCATGACGGAGTCCTCAGCGTGGCAGCGGACGGTTCGGTCGAACGCATCGGTCAATGGGCAGGCGATGTGATGGGGATGGCGCGCCTCGGCGACACCATCTACTTCTCCGGCCACCCGGCACCCGACGAGAATCTGCCGCCGAACATCGGCGTCTATGAACTCAGCGTGCCGATTGGGGAGTTCGCGCCGATCTCCCTTCTCGGGGAAGTAGATTTTCACAGCATGACGATCGCGCAGTCGTCTGACGGGATGGCGTTGGCCGGCATCGACTCGGCGACAGGTCAGGTCATGGTCAGTCGGGACGGTGCGCAGAGTTGGGCGGCAGGGATGCCGATCGGTGCGCGCTCCCTCAGCTGGGATGCGAACGCCGAGAGTCTCTACGCAACGACGGAGCAGGGTCTCCTCGTCAGCACCGACGACGGCATGACGTTCACCGCCGCGGACGGCGCTCCGCTTTTGGTTCTGATCGCGTCCAGCCCGGCAGACGTGTCAACCGAGGCATTCCTGGTCGGAGTCGACGTCGACGGCTACGTTCACACCAGCCCCGACGGGGTGACGTGGACGTCGATCGGGCTGGCGCCAGCCCTCACGGATGCCCTGGCCGTTGGCAACGATGGCTCGATCGTCGTGGCCGGAATCGAGGGCGTACACAGGTCCGAAGATCGCGGAGCGACCTGGACGATGATGGCGGAGTTCTGA
- a CDS encoding DUF305 domain-containing protein yields MKKSFRTRALAAGALALISMVGLAACSTTTEPPESSGANMADVMFVQMMIPHHEGAIEMSDILLAKSGVDPEVVELAEQIKAAQGPEIEQMKQWLDDWGMPAMSDSMDGMDHGGMGGMDGMAGMTEEDMQALEDASGPEAGDLFLEQMIVHHQGAIEMAEDVLDDGEHPAVRELAENIIASQTAEIELMRSMLDS; encoded by the coding sequence ATGAAGAAGTCATTCCGCACCCGCGCTCTCGCGGCGGGTGCACTCGCCCTCATCAGCATGGTCGGGCTCGCTGCATGCTCGACCACCACAGAGCCACCCGAGAGCTCCGGCGCCAACATGGCAGACGTCATGTTTGTGCAGATGATGATCCCCCACCACGAGGGAGCCATCGAGATGAGCGACATCCTGCTTGCCAAGTCGGGAGTCGATCCCGAGGTCGTAGAGCTGGCAGAGCAGATCAAGGCCGCCCAGGGCCCCGAGATTGAGCAGATGAAGCAGTGGCTCGACGACTGGGGCATGCCCGCCATGAGCGACAGCATGGACGGCATGGACCACGGCGGCATGGGCGGCATGGACGGCATGGCAGGCATGACCGAAGAGGACATGCAGGCACTCGAGGACGCCAGTGGGCCTGAAGCAGGTGACCTGTTCCTCGAGCAGATGATCGTCCACCACCAGGGCGCAATCGAGATGGCGGAGGACGTCCTTGATGATGGCGAGCACCCCGCTGTGCGTGAGCTGGCGGAAAACATTATCGCCAGCCAGACTGCGGAGATCGAGCTGATGCGCTCGATGCTCGACTCCTGA
- a CDS encoding alpha/beta fold hydrolase, with protein MARGVAVAISPRLPVAIARDSVEHTWPGYIAGFDSLVRDPEWTDALDDLAARNVPVRLVDGDKDPVPVPGRADELAARFANISAARRLGGHRLPLSDPIGCASIVRAVLSEHGASDS; from the coding sequence GTGGCACGCGGCGTTGCAGTCGCCATCAGCCCCCGACTGCCTGTCGCGATCGCCCGGGACTCCGTCGAACACACCTGGCCGGGCTACATCGCAGGCTTCGACTCGCTCGTGCGCGACCCAGAGTGGACTGACGCACTTGACGACCTGGCGGCGCGGAATGTCCCGGTGCGGCTGGTCGACGGCGACAAGGACCCAGTCCCCGTTCCCGGTCGTGCTGACGAGCTCGCCGCGCGGTTTGCGAACATTTCGGCCGCACGCCGACTAGGCGGTCATCGCCTGCCGCTCAGCGACCCGATCGGCTGTGCATCGATCGTGCGCGCCGTTCTCAGCGAACATGGTGCATCGGATTCCTGA
- a CDS encoding transposase: MAKNNAYPREFRERAVELYRSGGVSMDALAKQLGVASTTIANWIRQARIDDGEQPGITTGDRDELTQLRREIRRLEMENEILKRAAAYFAKENVLPI, encoded by the coding sequence ATGGCGAAGAATAACGCCTACCCGCGCGAGTTCCGAGAGCGAGCCGTGGAGTTGTATCGCTCCGGTGGGGTGTCGATGGATGCCCTGGCCAAGCAGCTCGGGGTCGCGTCGACCACGATTGCGAACTGGATCCGGCAAGCGCGGATCGACGACGGGGAACAGCCCGGCATCACCACCGGCGACCGCGACGAGCTGACCCAGTTGCGGCGCGAGATCCGCCGGCTCGAGATGGAGAACGAGATACTCAAACGCGCCGCGGCCTATTTCGCGAAAGAGAACGTCCTCCCAATATGA
- a CDS encoding IS30 family transposase — MKEVTGRAPMRSPGAPSHPRVKEREFWTKISTGLLPTEAGVAIGVAPVLGSRWFRQSGGMSPYSWPAQSGRYLSLAEREEIAILKATGAGVRAIARALGRDPSTISRELRRNAATRGGKLDYRASVAQWKAELFARRPKVAKLAANPQLREYVQERLSGQIRRPDGSVVVGPVSPQWIGRNKPHRKDRRWVSGWSPEQIANRIALDFPDDDSMRISHEAIYQALFIESRGALKRELILCLRTGRALRMPRARSKRVPWAHVTADVLISERPAEAEDRAIPGHHEGDLIIGINRSAIGTVVERTTGFATLVHLPREDGWREQPIVKNGPALSGYGALSMNRALAAAMSTLPAELKRSLTWDRGKEMSAHAQFAIDTGLTVYFADPHSPWQRGTNENTNGLLRQYFPKGTDLSRWTPDDLAAVAHALNTRPRKRLGWRTPAEALDEHLHLLQTGSVATTS, encoded by the coding sequence ATGAAGGAAGTGACCGGGCGAGCGCCGATGCGGTCACCTGGCGCACCATCGCACCCGCGAGTGAAGGAGCGTGAGTTCTGGACGAAGATCAGCACCGGCTTGCTCCCGACGGAGGCGGGCGTCGCGATCGGCGTGGCTCCAGTCTTGGGGTCGCGGTGGTTCCGACAATCAGGCGGTATGTCACCGTATTCATGGCCGGCGCAGTCGGGCCGGTATCTCTCGCTGGCGGAACGCGAAGAGATCGCGATCCTGAAGGCAACAGGCGCCGGGGTGCGCGCGATCGCCAGAGCGCTGGGACGCGACCCATCGACGATCTCGAGAGAGTTGCGGCGGAACGCCGCGACGCGGGGCGGGAAGCTGGACTACCGTGCCTCGGTCGCGCAGTGGAAGGCGGAGTTGTTCGCCCGAAGACCGAAAGTCGCCAAGCTCGCCGCGAACCCTCAGCTGCGTGAGTACGTGCAGGAGCGGCTCTCTGGCCAGATCCGACGGCCTGACGGGAGCGTTGTCGTGGGCCCCGTGTCGCCGCAGTGGATCGGGAGGAACAAGCCTCACCGGAAGGACCGCCGATGGGTGTCGGGGTGGAGTCCGGAGCAGATCGCGAACCGGATCGCGCTCGACTTCCCCGATGATGACAGCATGCGCATCAGCCACGAGGCCATCTATCAGGCGCTGTTCATCGAGAGTCGCGGTGCGCTGAAGCGCGAGCTCATACTGTGTCTGCGCACCGGGCGAGCGCTGCGCATGCCGCGGGCACGGTCCAAACGGGTTCCATGGGCTCACGTCACCGCCGACGTCCTGATCAGTGAGCGGCCCGCGGAGGCGGAAGACCGGGCCATCCCTGGCCACCACGAGGGCGACCTCATCATCGGCATCAACAGGTCCGCGATCGGCACCGTGGTGGAACGCACCACGGGGTTCGCCACGCTCGTTCATCTGCCCCGTGAGGACGGATGGCGCGAACAGCCGATCGTCAAGAACGGGCCGGCGCTATCCGGCTACGGTGCGCTGTCGATGAACCGGGCGTTGGCGGCAGCGATGAGCACCTTGCCGGCGGAGCTCAAACGCTCGCTGACCTGGGATCGTGGGAAGGAGATGTCTGCTCACGCCCAGTTCGCGATCGACACCGGCTTGACGGTCTACTTCGCAGACCCGCACAGCCCCTGGCAGCGCGGCACGAACGAGAACACGAACGGGCTGCTTCGGCAGTACTTCCCGAAGGGCACCGACCTCTCACGCTGGACCCCGGACGACCTCGCCGCCGTCGCACACGCGCTGAACACGCGACCCCGAAAGCGACTCGGCTGGCGAACCCCCGCTGAGGCCCTGGACGAGCACCTACACTTGCTGCAAACAGGCAGTGTTGCGACGACCAGTTGA
- a CDS encoding heavy metal-responsive transcriptional regulator, whose protein sequence is MKIGDLSNVSGVPSQTIRFYERRGLLSPSAREGNGYRRYDHAAVSRLNFIRSAQSAGLTLAEIASVINIRDAGEAPCAHVSTLLEEKLDEVQRRQRELAVLEAELNQLIAAGRDLDPTDCEPGGVCSVIVSTGG, encoded by the coding sequence ATGAAGATCGGCGACCTGTCCAACGTCAGCGGTGTTCCCTCACAGACAATCCGTTTCTATGAGCGACGAGGACTTCTTTCGCCCTCTGCGCGTGAAGGAAATGGCTATCGCCGCTATGACCACGCGGCCGTATCGCGACTGAACTTCATTCGATCCGCGCAATCGGCGGGTCTCACCCTTGCTGAGATCGCCAGTGTGATCAACATCCGCGACGCGGGCGAAGCGCCCTGCGCTCATGTCTCAACTCTGCTCGAGGAAAAGCTCGATGAGGTGCAGCGGCGGCAACGTGAGCTTGCTGTCTTGGAAGCTGAATTGAATCAATTGATCGCGGCGGGTCGAGACCTCGACCCGACCGACTGCGAACCGGGGGGCGTCTGCAGCGTCATCGTCTCGACGGGAGGCTGA
- a CDS encoding thioredoxin family protein, whose amino-acid sequence MEITLQYFTGCPNWSIAAERLATIASERPDITVLHRLVETFDDAEKLGFRGSPSILVDGVDPFADSSAPVGLACRVYSTPAGRAGAPTLEQLRMAITAQHDGVAL is encoded by the coding sequence ATGGAGATCACGCTGCAGTACTTCACTGGTTGCCCGAATTGGTCGATTGCCGCCGAGCGCTTGGCGACGATCGCCTCCGAACGCCCCGACATCACCGTTCTTCACCGGCTCGTCGAAACGTTCGATGACGCGGAGAAGCTCGGCTTCCGCGGCTCGCCCAGCATTCTCGTCGACGGAGTGGACCCGTTCGCCGACTCGTCGGCACCCGTCGGCCTGGCCTGCCGTGTGTACAGCACACCCGCAGGTCGCGCTGGCGCCCCCACTCTGGAACAACTGCGCATGGCGATCACCGCACAGCACGATGGAGTCGCACTGTGA
- a CDS encoding FAD-dependent oxidoreductase, translating into MNAEYDLFVIGAGMAGTTAANRCASQGWKVGIVDTLPYGGTCALRGCDPKKILRRGAEIIDDARLMHGKGVNQNGLTLDWPALMRHKHGFTDDIPGAMESTLKRNGVSTFHGDARFVSRHHVDINGEQHSAARFLIATGARPRPLEFSGQELLVDSTEFLNLEALPRRIVFVGGGFVSFELAHIAARAGVECVIIDHGTKPLRAFDPDLVDLLVRRSEQAGIRVHHSTSVSAVTHTSTGFHVAIERDRATSNIDADLVVHGAGRVPNFDGLDLEAADIAHGPQGIDVFGHLQSRSNPYVYAAGDAAGTPGERLTPVAVVEGKVAASNMLKGIETVPDYAGVPSTVFTIPELNRVGMLEQEAARDGREISVRYHDTSGWYSNYRIGETTAATKVIVDPATDLILGAHLLGPGYSEVINTFGLAIKLGLTTRQLKSVTATYPSVGSDLGSMF; encoded by the coding sequence GTGAACGCGGAGTACGACCTGTTCGTCATCGGTGCCGGGATGGCAGGGACCACTGCGGCCAACCGCTGCGCGTCCCAAGGCTGGAAAGTCGGCATCGTCGACACCCTTCCCTACGGAGGCACCTGCGCTCTTCGCGGCTGCGACCCCAAGAAAATTCTCCGCCGAGGCGCCGAAATCATCGACGATGCACGCCTCATGCACGGCAAAGGCGTTAACCAGAATGGCCTCACACTCGATTGGCCCGCCCTCATGCGGCACAAGCACGGCTTCACCGACGATATTCCAGGCGCCATGGAGTCCACGCTGAAACGGAACGGTGTGTCCACGTTCCACGGCGATGCCCGATTCGTCAGCCGCCATCACGTCGACATCAACGGCGAACAGCATTCCGCAGCACGATTTCTCATCGCCACCGGAGCCCGCCCTCGGCCGCTCGAGTTCTCCGGCCAGGAGCTTCTGGTCGACAGCACCGAATTCCTGAACCTCGAAGCGCTGCCCAGAAGAATCGTGTTCGTCGGCGGCGGGTTTGTTTCCTTCGAGTTGGCGCACATCGCAGCGCGCGCTGGCGTGGAGTGCGTGATCATCGACCACGGCACAAAGCCGCTGCGCGCATTCGACCCGGACCTCGTAGATCTGCTTGTGCGCCGCAGCGAACAGGCTGGAATACGAGTGCACCACAGCACCTCCGTGAGCGCAGTCACGCACACCTCCACGGGCTTTCACGTTGCAATCGAGCGGGACCGCGCGACGTCCAACATCGACGCCGACCTTGTGGTGCACGGAGCGGGCCGCGTACCCAACTTCGACGGCCTCGATCTGGAGGCAGCCGATATCGCGCACGGGCCACAGGGCATTGACGTCTTCGGGCACTTGCAGAGCCGTAGCAATCCGTACGTCTATGCAGCAGGTGACGCGGCGGGCACCCCGGGCGAACGCCTGACGCCGGTGGCCGTCGTCGAAGGTAAGGTCGCCGCATCCAACATGCTCAAAGGCATCGAGACCGTGCCCGACTACGCCGGCGTGCCCTCGACGGTGTTTACGATTCCAGAACTAAACCGGGTCGGGATGCTCGAACAAGAAGCTGCACGCGATGGTCGAGAGATTTCTGTGCGCTACCACGACACCAGCGGCTGGTACAGCAATTACCGAATCGGTGAGACTACCGCCGCCACGAAGGTGATCGTAGATCCAGCGACCGACTTGATTCTCGGGGCGCACCTACTCGGCCCAGGCTATTCAGAAGTGATCAACACGTTTGGCCTCGCCATCAAGCTCGGACTCACCACCCGACAGCTGAAGTCCGTGACGGCCACCTATCCTTCCGTCGGCTCCGACCTCGGCTCCATGTTCTGA